TTATGCATCGTAATTAATAACGAGAATAAATCGTGGGGGCTTAAAAAGTtcaaaaaaaccacaaaaaaaccagggaaaaagaaaagaaaaaatacCACAAAAAATACCAGGTTCTAAAACGAATCTCTCCGAACATTACCTATTCGCCATATCAtccaaaacaaaacaaaaaaaaccaaaaaaaaacaacaaacaaacagaTCCCCAAGACTAACTACTCGCTAATCTCCACTCCGCTATTGTCTCCACTTTAGATGCACGTTTTCTGCACCTTGTGCAGGCTTGAGTTTAGTTGAGACCACCAGTTGGAGACTGATAAGACAGCTCAGAGATACGGCATCAGGATCACCCAAACAGAGAGATTATGAGCTAAATCAGTTTCCAACACGAAAATAACACGTGTAATGTCCTAATTTGCCTCTCAACACTCTTCAAACGCCCCATACAGCTGCCCTGACACGAGACGGGCGTTGCACAGCCTTCAACTCTATCAACAATAAACCTCCCTTAAACGGGGTACAAATCCGTCCAGGGAGGTTGTACGTCTCCAACACCTCGCCCGACTCGTTTTGTGCTCCCCCGAAGATCGACATGTCTCTTCCCGTGTCTCGGTCCATCATTTTGGAGCCGCCCAATGCGTCTCAGACACTCAAGATCGCCATTCgtctcaaggccattgtcgacTGTGCAGTGCCAGTGGCCATTGAACAAAAGTACGTGGACGCCGCCGACTCGCCCATCGTGACCAATGTGCTTGTACGCAAGTGCTTCGAGGCGTGCGGAGGCACGACCGAACAGTCCAAACGCAAGTTCCAGGGCTGCGTGGTGTTTGCCCTGCTGACAGTTACCCGATGGTACAATGATCTggccgacgacgagctgtACGATTCGACTCTGTACGGCCAGAGAGCCGAGTGTGCCCAGAGACTGGCGGTCAAGATCATCGACGGATGCACCGACGAACGGTACCTGTTTCTGGTCATGTTGGCCAAACGATACACCATCAACCTCAACGGAATCGTGTCGACCCCGTTCAACGCCCTTGAGATGGCTATTGACCAACACTCGACCATTGTCATCTCCTGCAGCGGATTCCAGAGATGCATCAAGTGGATGTGGCGAGGTTGGATCATCCAGAGTGGAGAAAATCCCAACGAGTACATCCTCTACAACCACACGGACTGTCCCAAGTTCTGGACCCATTTCAACCCCGAGCGGGTCAAAACCCCCGAGTACCAGaatctgctgcagctgaTTGTGTCACTCCTTTATGTTGTGGCATACACCTGGGCGCTAAATGACGGGGGAGAACGACCCCTGAGACGATGGAGAACAGGAGAAGTGGTGTTCTACACCATGACCCTGTCTTTCATTCTGGACGAGGCCACTAAGCTGTTCCACGTCGGACTGCGCTACCTGTCTTTCTGGAACGTGTTCAACAACTCTCTGTACTtcattgtgtctgtgtctttCCTGATCAAAATATTTGGCGGGAAAGAGGAACCCTTGCTCGTGGCCAACCAGCTGCTGTCTCGAGccctgtcacgtgatatcgACATTATCCCCTTTGTGTCCAACAACCGAACGTCCTACCGACTGCTGGCCTGCTGTGCTCCGTTTGTCTGGTCgcggctgctgctcttTCTGGACACTAAACGGTTCTTTGGAATCATGCTTGTCGTGCTGGAGGAACTTATGAAGGAGTCCATTGTCTTCTTCGTGCTGTTGGCCATTGTGCTGGCGGGTTTCCTGCAGGCTTTCCTGGGTCTGGATCTCTCTGACGGACGAGCCGACTCCATCAACATGGTGGTCAATGTCCTCATCCAGACGGTACTTGCATCTCCCGTTTTTGACTCCTTTGAGAACTTTGCGCCTCCCTATGCCATGGTTCTCTACTACATTTGCACCTTTGTCATTTCCACTCTTCTGCTGAACATTCTGATTGCGCTCTTCAACACGGCGTACCAGCATGTTTGTGATAACGGAAGTGACGAGTTCCTGGCTCTGACTGCCAAGAAGACCTTGTGGTTCATTCGAGCTCCCGACGAGAACGTCTTTGTTCCTCCCCTTAACA
This genomic interval from Yarrowia lipolytica chromosome 1E, complete sequence contains the following:
- a CDS encoding uncharacterized protein (Compare to YALI0E24211g, similar to CAGL0J08613g Candida glabrata related to calcium influx channel, similar to Saccharomyces cerevisiae YVC1 (YOR087W); ancestral locus Anc_2.198), whose protein sequence is MSLPVSRSIILEPPNASQTLKIAIRLKAIVDCAVPVAIEQKYVDAADSPIVTNVLVRKCFEACGGTTEQSKRKFQGCVVFALLTVTRWYNDLADDELYDSTLYGQRAECAQRLAVKIIDGCTDERYLFLVMLAKRYTINLNGIVSTPFNALEMAIDQHSTIVISCSGFQRCIKWMWRGWIIQSGENPNEYILYNHTDCPKFWTHFNPERVKTPEYQNLLQLIVSLLYVVAYTWALNDGGERPLRRWRTGEVVFYTMTLSFILDEATKLFHVGLRYLSFWNVFNNSLYFIVSVSFLIKIFGGKEEPLLVANQLLSRALSRDIDIIPFVSNNRTSYRLLACCAPFVWSRLLLFLDTKRFFGIMLVVLEELMKESIVFFVLLAIVLAGFLQAFLGLDLSDGRADSINMVVNVLIQTVLASPVFDSFENFAPPYAMVLYYICTFVISTLLLNILIALFNTAYQHVCDNGSDEFLALTAKKTLWFIRAPDENVFVPPLNIIEVIVTPLSLVLSRESYQSLCDSIMYVIYFPVLIGIGVHESKMARRVAYNRLRHAPDDANEDDCQWDLSDGYDDGDEDAIASRAQVVNELADTPDFKIEGFSSEKEWLKSLKVLNPYQVETEQVGVRWELKPLINKIDTLTELVEKLTNKVDEQDAMLKKKTDSK